A region of the Deinococcus seoulensis genome:
GCCTGATCGCCTGGATTCACGCGGTCCTGAGCATCAAGTACCGCGCCAATCAGGTGATCAGCGGCACGGCCATCAACCTGCTGGCCAGCGGCGTGCCTGCCGTGCTGCTGACCGCGCTGTACGGCGTGTCGAACGAGAGCCCCAAGGTCGAGAAGGCCCTGCCGCTGTGGGGCGTGGGGGAACTGCGCTTCTCGCCGCCCGTGTACTTCGCGTTCCTGGCGGTGGCGGTCACGTGGTACGTGATGTACCGCACGCCGTTCGGGCTGCGCCTGCGCGCCACGGGCGAGCAGCCGGGCGCGGCGGCCAGCATGGGCGTGAACGTGCGCCGCATGCGCTACGTCGCCGTGATCCTGTCCGGCATGCTGGCCGGCACGGCCGGGGTGTTCCTGAGCATCGGGAACCTCGACTCGTACGTGCGGAACATCAGCGCCGGGGGCGGCTTCATCGCGCTGGCCGCGCTGATCTTCGGGCAGTGGAAACCGCTGGGCGTGCTGGCCGCGACCGTGCTGTTCGGGTTCCTGCAGGCC
Encoded here:
- a CDS encoding ABC transporter permease, giving the protein MDGLFDQLLTTAFLATFIRSLVPLLLTALGGLFSERSGVVNIALDGLIIFGALAGAVSTQLLGPSLGAAAPWAGWICGMLVGGLIAWIHAVLSIKYRANQVISGTAINLLASGVPAVLLTALYGVSNESPKVEKALPLWGVGELRFSPPVYFAFLAVAVTWYVMYRTPFGLRLRATGEQPGAAASMGVNVRRMRYVAVILSGMLAGTAGVFLSIGNLDSYVRNISAGGGFIALAALIFGQWKPLGVLAATVLFGFLQALSIALGSTDLLPPTLVQALPYLITIVALIFTGRSRAPKALGTPYDG